One window from the genome of Chroococcidiopsis sp. TS-821 encodes:
- the sufU gene encoding Fe-S cluster assembly sulfur transfer protein SufU, which produces MALSNVRDLYQQVILEHYKKPRHKGKTNPVHRQQRGHNPSCGDTIELTVQLNDAGDTIEDVKFEGEGCAIAMASADLMADALRGKQISEALSMVQRFQKMMKGEDEFPKELRKLNVMQGVSQFPVRIKCANLTWHTLKAALESPNTHGFVSNEDT; this is translated from the coding sequence ATGGCACTTAGTAATGTCCGCGATCTGTATCAGCAGGTCATTTTAGAACACTATAAAAAACCTCGACACAAAGGTAAAACGAATCCAGTGCATCGCCAGCAACGCGGGCATAATCCTTCGTGCGGAGACACAATTGAACTTACCGTCCAGCTCAATGATGCTGGTGACACAATTGAAGATGTGAAATTTGAAGGCGAAGGATGTGCGATCGCAATGGCGTCAGCCGATTTAATGGCAGATGCATTGCGCGGGAAGCAAATTAGTGAAGCATTATCAATGGTGCAGCGCTTTCAAAAGATGATGAAAGGCGAAGATGAGTTTCCCAAAGAACTTCGCAAACTCAATGTGATGCAAGGTGTATCGCAGTTTCCTGTACGGATTAAATGCGCAAACCTCACGTGGCATACCTTAAAAGCTGCGTTAGAATCACCCAACACGCATGGATTTGTTAGTAACGAAGACACGTAA
- a CDS encoding aspartate aminotransferase — protein sequence MSLNWIPADRVQKLPPYVFARLDELKAKAREQGLDLIDLGMGNPDGATPQPVVEAAIAALQNSKNHGYPPFEGTASFRRAITDWYHRRYAVKLDPDSEALPLLGSKEGLGHLAIAYINPGDVVLVPSPAYPAHFRAPVIAGGDVYSLNLSPENDWLIDLSKIPEAVAQKAKILYFNYPSNPTGATAPREFFTEIVAFARKYEILLVHDLCYAELAFDGYQPTSLLEIPGAKEIGVEFHTLSKTYNMAGWRVGFVVGNRHIIQGLRTLKTNLDYGIFAALQTAAETALQLPDVYLHEVQQRYQQRRDFLIKGLAELGWNIPKTKATMYLWVPCPKDTTSTNFALDVLQQTGVVVTPGNAFGAAGEGYVRISLIAECDRLQEVLNRFKQAGICYMEGVRGQGSEVRIG from the coding sequence ATGAGTTTGAATTGGATTCCAGCCGATCGCGTCCAAAAATTGCCCCCGTACGTGTTTGCCCGCTTAGACGAACTCAAAGCCAAAGCGCGGGAACAAGGGCTGGATTTAATTGATTTGGGTATGGGAAACCCTGATGGCGCGACACCGCAGCCTGTCGTAGAAGCGGCGATCGCAGCCTTGCAAAATTCAAAAAATCACGGTTATCCTCCCTTTGAAGGAACCGCAAGCTTCCGCCGCGCGATTACCGATTGGTATCATCGTCGTTATGCGGTGAAACTCGATCCTGATAGTGAAGCCTTACCGTTACTCGGTTCCAAAGAAGGACTAGGACACTTAGCGATCGCTTATATCAATCCTGGCGACGTTGTTTTAGTACCTTCTCCCGCTTATCCCGCACATTTTCGCGCCCCTGTAATTGCAGGTGGTGATGTTTATAGCTTAAATTTGTCACCCGAAAACGATTGGCTGATTGACTTATCTAAAATTCCCGAAGCCGTTGCCCAAAAAGCTAAAATTTTATATTTCAATTATCCCAGCAACCCCACTGGAGCGACTGCACCCAGGGAATTTTTTACAGAAATTGTCGCCTTCGCCCGCAAATACGAAATTCTATTAGTTCACGATTTGTGCTACGCCGAACTTGCCTTTGACGGTTATCAACCTACGAGTTTACTCGAAATTCCTGGTGCAAAAGAAATCGGCGTCGAATTTCATACACTTTCTAAAACATACAACATGGCAGGCTGGCGCGTTGGCTTTGTTGTGGGAAATCGCCACATTATTCAAGGTTTACGCACGCTTAAAACTAATTTAGACTACGGGATTTTCGCCGCACTGCAAACCGCAGCCGAAACCGCACTTCAACTCCCTGATGTGTACTTACACGAAGTCCAACAACGCTACCAACAACGCCGCGATTTCCTGATTAAGGGACTCGCCGAACTCGGTTGGAATATTCCCAAAACTAAAGCAACAATGTATCTGTGGGTTCCTTGTCCTAAAGATACCACTTCCACAAACTTCGCGCTCGATGTATTACAGCAAACTGGCGTTGTCGTCACTCCAGGAAACGCCTTTGGTGCTGCGGGTGAAGGTTACGTACGCATTAGTTTAATAGCAGAGTGCGATCGCCTGCAAGAAGTATTGAATCGCTTCAAACAAGCTGGAATTTGCTACATGGAAGGAGTCAGAGGTCAGGGGTCAGAGGTCAGGATAGGATAA
- a CDS encoding biotin--[acetyl-CoA-carboxylase] ligase, with translation MESCPSTNTWAMQRDDLRHGEVAFTRQQTAGRGQHGRTWHAPPGVLTASFILDRLHSSQLPGLSLAAGLAAIYAVEDLLPDLSSKLWLKWSNDVLIEGRKLAGILCEAVSRGSYTRVIVGIGLNRCADFTQAGLEPDLVHSAVSLHQVSTSVPEELALLERLRHYLLEVSDICQRNGIAALIPQLRDRDFLYSRPVKIELAGEQFSGQAVGIDARGRLLVQLPTEVKALVSGRVVWWGDKTVSSVAD, from the coding sequence GTGGAAAGTTGCCCTAGCACAAACACTTGGGCTATGCAGAGAGATGATTTGCGGCATGGAGAAGTTGCGTTTACGCGACAACAAACAGCGGGGCGCGGTCAACATGGGCGGACTTGGCATGCCCCCCCTGGGGTATTGACAGCTAGTTTTATTCTCGATCGCCTACACAGTTCGCAATTACCAGGACTGAGTTTAGCCGCTGGTTTAGCAGCGATCTATGCTGTGGAAGATTTACTTCCTGATTTATCTTCAAAGCTATGGCTGAAGTGGTCAAATGATGTATTGATTGAAGGGCGTAAGCTAGCAGGAATTTTGTGTGAAGCGGTAAGTCGCGGCTCTTATACTCGTGTCATTGTTGGCATTGGACTCAACCGCTGTGCTGATTTCACCCAAGCTGGCTTAGAACCCGATTTAGTTCATAGTGCTGTTAGTTTGCATCAAGTTTCAACAAGCGTGCCAGAGGAATTAGCACTGCTAGAAAGACTGCGGCACTATTTACTAGAAGTCAGCGATATTTGTCAACGCAATGGAATTGCAGCCTTGATTCCACAGTTGCGCGATCGCGATTTTCTGTATAGTCGTCCGGTAAAGATAGAACTAGCAGGCGAGCAATTTTCCGGTCAAGCTGTCGGAATTGATGCGCGTGGTCGGTTGTTAGTACAGTTACCGACAGAAGTTAAGGCTTTGGTATCAGGACGAGTTGTCTGGTGGGGAGATAAAACAGTGAGTTCTGTTGCTGACTGA
- a CDS encoding urea amidolyase associated protein UAAP1: MVQASVQPSAAIDPSLILLDEKLPGGAYWHGVIKRGNTLRVTDLEGSQGVSLICYNADNPIERLNVADTAKIQFNAFLKKGMVIYSDMGRILFSITEDTSGHHDLICGCSNAASNAAKYGEGPYNKYGESDYNNSRDNFLKALGKRGLTRKDLMPNINLFSRVAVHPNGDLEYITGCEKPGSFVDLRAEMNVLVVISNCPHVLHPDTVYKPKPIQLTVWRSPAPAPDDLCRTANEEVIRGFINTDALFAQM; the protein is encoded by the coding sequence ATGGTGCAAGCATCTGTTCAACCCTCAGCAGCAATTGACCCTAGCCTGATTTTACTTGATGAAAAACTGCCTGGTGGCGCGTACTGGCATGGTGTCATCAAGCGGGGAAATACCCTACGCGTGACTGACTTGGAAGGTTCGCAAGGTGTTTCGCTCATTTGCTATAACGCGGACAATCCGATCGAGCGACTAAATGTTGCGGATACTGCCAAAATTCAGTTCAATGCCTTTTTGAAAAAGGGCATGGTAATCTACTCCGACATGGGACGGATTCTGTTTTCCATTACCGAAGATACCTCTGGTCATCACGACTTGATCTGCGGATGCAGCAATGCAGCAAGCAACGCGGCAAAATACGGTGAAGGTCCTTACAATAAATACGGCGAAAGCGATTACAACAACTCGCGGGACAATTTCCTCAAAGCACTAGGTAAACGCGGCTTAACGCGCAAAGATCTGATGCCCAATATTAATCTCTTCAGTCGCGTAGCAGTGCATCCTAATGGCGACTTAGAATACATCACAGGCTGTGAAAAACCTGGTAGTTTTGTTGACCTGCGGGCAGAAATGAATGTGTTGGTCGTCATTTCCAACTGTCCGCACGTATTGCATCCTGACACTGTTTACAAGCCTAAGCCGATTCAACTGACAGTTTGGCGATCGCCCGCACCTGCACCCGACGACCTGTGTCGCACTGCCAACGAAGAAGTGATTCGCGGTTTTATCAACACCGATGCACTGTTTGCTCAGATGTAG
- a CDS encoding glycosyltransferase, whose product MKGIVVAGSVEQNGFSTESNPDVSVVVPVYNEVESLPHLIEAIAASLKQSRYSYEIICVDDGSRDGSAQWLKQQALLRSDLRAVLLRRNYGQTAAMAAGFNYAVGRAIVTLDGDLQNDPADIPLLLAKLEEGYDLVSGWRHKRQDAALTRLLPSKIANWLIGRVTGVQLHDYGCSLKAYNAELVKDMHLYGELHRFLPALAFIEGARITELPVRHHARRFGKSKYGLWRTFRVLMDLLTIWFMKTFLTRPMHVFGLFGLISMLLGTAIGLYLTFLKLGLGQSIGNRPLLILAVVLFIAGVQLLCFGLLAELLMRTYHESQGRPIYRVREVVGKNIK is encoded by the coding sequence ATGAAAGGTATTGTTGTGGCGGGGAGTGTGGAACAGAATGGGTTTTCAACAGAGAGTAACCCTGATGTTTCGGTGGTGGTGCCGGTTTATAACGAGGTGGAGAGTTTGCCGCATTTGATTGAGGCGATCGCTGCGAGTTTGAAACAGTCGCGGTACAGTTATGAAATTATTTGTGTGGATGATGGTTCGCGCGATGGTTCGGCACAGTGGTTGAAACAGCAAGCGTTGTTGCGTTCTGATTTGCGGGCGGTGTTGTTGCGGCGCAATTACGGACAAACGGCGGCGATGGCTGCGGGGTTTAATTACGCTGTGGGTAGGGCGATCGTCACATTAGATGGTGACTTGCAGAACGACCCAGCGGATATTCCGTTGTTGCTTGCTAAGTTGGAGGAAGGGTATGACTTGGTGAGTGGTTGGCGGCACAAACGGCAGGATGCGGCTTTAACACGATTGTTGCCTTCTAAAATTGCGAATTGGTTGATTGGGCGAGTAACTGGGGTGCAGTTGCACGATTATGGATGTTCTTTAAAAGCATATAATGCGGAACTTGTCAAGGACATGCATTTATATGGCGAGTTACACCGCTTTCTACCAGCATTGGCGTTTATTGAGGGCGCGCGAATTACCGAGTTACCTGTACGTCACCATGCGCGGCGGTTTGGTAAGAGTAAGTATGGCTTGTGGCGCACGTTTCGCGTGTTGATGGATTTACTTACAATCTGGTTTATGAAAACGTTCCTGACGCGCCCGATGCACGTTTTTGGTTTGTTCGGGCTAATTTCGATGCTGTTGGGAACGGCGATCGGTTTGTATTTAACGTTTTTGAAGTTGGGTTTAGGGCAGAGTATTGGGAATCGTCCGCTGTTGATTTTGGCGGTTGTGTTGTTTATCGCTGGAGTGCAACTCTTGTGTTTTGGGTTGTTGGCAGAGTTGTTGATGCGTACTTACCACGAATCGCAAGGACGACCTATCTATCGCGTGCGAGAGGTTGTGGGCAAAAATATTAAGTAA
- a CDS encoding Ycf51 family protein: MLTTAEFFQLTQWAGITTLIVAVLAIAGFIFKWGVRFQLVGVTGFMAVLTGGLFALSLVPIVRTVVPGAVRYSVVYDNGATQAVISVPPTITETELEATLRQAASDLYSYGRLGREQDQLNIRARTVIHPEPGVSQPLYLGDVKRSLRNREDEQIQIEIFSDKFAKLPKSSA; encoded by the coding sequence ATGCTCACAACAGCTGAATTTTTTCAACTTACGCAATGGGCAGGTATTACGACACTGATTGTCGCGGTGTTAGCGATCGCGGGCTTTATCTTTAAGTGGGGCGTTCGGTTTCAGTTGGTGGGAGTTACCGGCTTCATGGCGGTACTGACAGGAGGTTTATTTGCGTTGAGTTTAGTTCCAATTGTCCGTACAGTAGTTCCTGGTGCGGTACGGTATTCTGTCGTTTACGACAATGGAGCAACGCAAGCCGTCATTTCAGTACCGCCAACAATTACTGAAACAGAATTAGAAGCGACGCTACGGCAAGCAGCTAGCGATTTATATTCCTACGGTCGTCTCGGTCGCGAACAAGACCAACTCAACATCCGCGCGCGAACTGTCATTCATCCTGAACCTGGCGTTTCCCAACCGTTGTACTTAGGTGACGTTAAGCGATCGCTGCGCAATCGCGAAGACGAACAAATCCAAATTGAAATTTTTTCGGATAAATTCGCCAAATTACCAAAATCCTCAGCATAA
- a CDS encoding serine hydrolase: MTFFLQDEQLKNLGDRILQATWKEFPQLPQNSLALTWIVYDSPVPVNTGGALSPNAFWNYQVRGFSYRGDERIYPASVVKLFYLVAIHEWLENGMVQTTSELERAIRDMIVDSSNDATSLVVDVLSGTTSGPELPPGPFETWKSQRNIVNRYFQSLGWEEIEKINVNQKTWCEGPYGRERIFLGEMMQNRNMLTTNATARLLHSIVGGVAVSRERSQAMMTLLQRDLKDLATDVEENQVTGFLGAGLPDNAQLWSKAGWTSQVRNDAAYVEIPGKQPFLLVVFVEGKAHCQNQQLLPFISQQVVREIF; encoded by the coding sequence ATGACTTTTTTCTTACAAGACGAACAACTAAAAAATCTTGGCGATCGCATTTTACAAGCAACTTGGAAAGAATTTCCGCAATTGCCGCAAAATTCTTTAGCTTTGACTTGGATTGTCTACGACTCTCCAGTTCCAGTCAACACTGGCGGGGCTTTAAGCCCTAACGCTTTTTGGAATTACCAAGTGCGAGGATTTAGTTATCGTGGCGACGAACGAATTTATCCAGCAAGCGTCGTCAAATTATTCTATCTTGTCGCGATCCACGAATGGTTAGAAAATGGCATGGTGCAGACTACGAGTGAGTTAGAACGTGCCATACGTGACATGATTGTGGATTCGAGTAACGATGCCACCAGTTTAGTTGTAGACGTGTTGAGTGGGACGACAAGTGGTCCCGAATTACCACCAGGACCATTCGAAACTTGGAAATCGCAGCGTAATATCGTCAACCGCTACTTTCAGTCGTTGGGCTGGGAAGAAATTGAAAAGATTAACGTCAATCAAAAAACTTGGTGTGAAGGTCCTTACGGGCGCGAGCGAATATTTTTGGGCGAGATGATGCAAAATCGCAATATGCTGACAACGAACGCGACGGCGCGGTTATTGCACAGTATTGTGGGTGGCGTGGCGGTATCCCGCGAGCGATCGCAGGCGATGATGACTTTACTGCAACGCGACCTCAAAGATTTGGCGACGGATGTGGAAGAAAATCAGGTGACGGGTTTTTTGGGTGCGGGTTTACCAGATAATGCACAGTTATGGTCTAAGGCTGGGTGGACATCTCAAGTGCGTAACGATGCGGCTTATGTTGAGATTCCTGGAAAGCAGCCTTTTCTTTTGGTGGTGTTTGTTGAGGGTAAAGCACACTGTCAAAATCAGCAGCTTTTACCGTTTATTTCGCAGCAGGTCGTGCGAGAGATTTTCTGA
- a CDS encoding urea amidolyase associated protein UAAP2 — protein sequence MVATLPTELDPSTAIYDEVLPARKPWSRVIKKGQILRIIDLEANQAVDTLFYNAHDFSERYSAPDTVVRQGNIFITTGTQLISNEGNVMMTVIYDDCGRHDTLGGACSMESNSVRYGLHKKHLHACVENYLLELSKYEMNKRDLVSNVNFYMNVPVSEDGTLEIVDGISEAGKRVDLRAEMDVMVLISNCPQINNPCNAYNPTPIRLIVWDAA from the coding sequence ATGGTTGCCACACTACCAACAGAACTCGATCCATCCACAGCGATTTATGATGAAGTCTTACCTGCGCGTAAACCTTGGTCGCGGGTCATCAAAAAAGGGCAGATTTTACGAATTATCGACCTAGAAGCGAATCAAGCCGTCGATACGCTATTTTACAATGCGCATGACTTTTCCGAGCGCTACAGCGCACCCGACACAGTTGTCCGCCAAGGTAACATTTTCATCACCACCGGCACGCAACTCATTTCCAACGAAGGAAATGTCATGATGACCGTCATCTACGATGATTGTGGCAGACACGATACGCTGGGTGGTGCGTGCAGCATGGAAAGCAACTCGGTGCGTTATGGGTTGCACAAAAAGCATCTTCATGCTTGTGTCGAAAATTACTTGCTAGAACTGAGTAAGTATGAAATGAATAAACGCGACTTAGTGAGCAATGTGAATTTCTACATGAATGTTCCTGTGAGTGAAGACGGTACGCTAGAGATCGTCGACGGTATTTCAGAAGCAGGCAAAAGAGTCGATCTGCGCGCAGAAATGGATGTGATGGTATTAATTTCTAACTGTCCGCAAATTAATAATCCTTGTAATGCTTATAATCCAACACCGATTCGATTGATTGTGTGGGACGCAGCATAG
- a CDS encoding Uma2 family endonuclease, which produces MSKTPVKLTLEEYKTYTDGTDKRYELEDGALLEMPPATGKHEAIVTLLLIYFYSEIQKRGLALQVRPSGTEVQTTNENSRRPDVCIITNEQAQSIENVSAIIQTPPPLVVEVVSPESIDRDYNRKTLEYAAAGIPEYWIVDPLMNQVTVCLLNQESYQRIVYAANQQISKLLPQLQLTTQQILSA; this is translated from the coding sequence ATGAGCAAAACGCCAGTAAAGCTAACGTTGGAGGAGTACAAAACTTACACAGATGGTACTGATAAGCGTTACGAACTTGAGGATGGAGCGTTGTTAGAAATGCCTCCTGCGACTGGCAAGCATGAGGCGATCGTGACTTTGCTATTGATTTATTTTTACTCAGAAATCCAGAAACGGGGGCTAGCTTTACAAGTTCGTCCGAGTGGTACAGAAGTACAAACAACAAACGAGAACTCCCGACGACCTGATGTTTGTATTATTACGAATGAACAAGCGCAAAGTATCGAAAATGTTTCGGCGATTATCCAAACTCCACCACCATTAGTTGTCGAAGTTGTCAGTCCAGAGTCTATCGATCGAGACTATAATCGTAAAACACTAGAATATGCAGCCGCTGGCATTCCTGAATACTGGATTGTCGATCCATTAATGAATCAAGTGACGGTATGTTTGCTCAATCAGGAAAGTTATCAACGAATAGTGTACGCGGCAAATCAGCAGATTTCTAAACTTCTACCACAGTTACAACTGACAACCCAGCAAATCTTATCGGCATAA
- a CDS encoding iron-containing alcohol dehydrogenase family protein gives MTQTTQTATNNVLTLAVAPARVLRGTQILSQSGAEIAQLGRRPLVVGGDRTLAVTLPLLQPVLEQQQLQVATADYGCDSSEASLAALKQAVAAHQADLIVGAGGGKALDAAKLLAHQCNLPVVTIPTSAATCAAWTALSNIYTDRGGFLYDVSLSRCPDLVLLDYDLIQTAPQRTLVAGIGDALAKWYEASVSSAASEDTLTIAAVQQARVLRDILFQKSVAALQAPGSAVWREVVDATVLLAGVVGGLGGAQCRTVAAHAVHNGLTHLHIHHSIHGEKVAYGILVQLRLEEMLQGNQLAATARQQLLKFYDEIKLPKTLNELGMGGITIEDLQRCVEIACAPQSDIHRLPFKVAPEQLMAAMVSTTAPMSNSVNPSVRMIPDEVTE, from the coding sequence ATGACTCAAACGACACAAACTGCTACTAATAATGTCCTAACGTTGGCTGTTGCACCCGCACGCGTGTTGCGCGGCACACAGATTTTGTCGCAATCAGGAGCAGAAATCGCCCAACTGGGTAGGCGTCCGTTAGTTGTTGGCGGCGATCGCACGCTGGCTGTCACCTTACCACTACTGCAACCCGTATTAGAACAGCAGCAATTACAAGTGGCAACGGCTGATTATGGTTGTGATTCGAGTGAAGCAAGTTTAGCCGCGCTTAAACAAGCAGTAGCCGCGCATCAAGCCGATTTGATCGTTGGTGCAGGAGGTGGTAAAGCCCTTGATGCAGCCAAATTACTTGCGCATCAGTGCAACTTACCTGTGGTGACAATTCCGACATCAGCAGCAACGTGTGCTGCATGGACAGCACTTTCTAATATTTACACCGATCGAGGCGGCTTTCTCTATGATGTTAGTTTGTCGCGGTGTCCCGATTTGGTACTCCTCGATTATGACTTGATTCAGACAGCACCGCAGCGTACCTTAGTTGCTGGAATTGGCGATGCTTTAGCAAAGTGGTACGAAGCCTCTGTGAGTAGTGCTGCTTCTGAAGATACTTTAACCATCGCTGCTGTACAACAAGCACGAGTCTTACGCGATATTTTGTTCCAAAAATCTGTCGCCGCCCTGCAAGCACCAGGAAGCGCGGTATGGCGTGAAGTTGTCGATGCTACTGTATTACTTGCTGGTGTTGTTGGGGGACTTGGTGGCGCGCAATGTCGGACTGTCGCCGCCCACGCGGTACACAATGGATTGACGCATCTACACATCCATCACAGCATTCATGGTGAAAAAGTTGCGTATGGAATTTTGGTACAACTGCGCTTAGAAGAAATGCTGCAAGGCAATCAACTTGCGGCTACCGCACGGCAACAATTACTCAAATTTTATGACGAAATTAAATTACCAAAAACGTTAAATGAATTGGGCATGGGGGGTATTACAATAGAAGACCTGCAAAGGTGTGTTGAAATAGCCTGCGCTCCGCAGTCGGATATTCACCGATTACCCTTTAAAGTTGCACCTGAACAACTGATGGCGGCGATGGTTTCGACAACAGCACCGATGAGTAATTCCGTCAATCCTTCTGTGAGGATGATTCCCGATGAGGTAACTGAATGA
- a CDS encoding MFS transporter yields the protein MNVFQTLDSQPRRNLQFLFIAGLLFWSSLASLLPTLPLYINDIGGTPQQIGVVMGSFAIGLLTMRPWLAQLADLRSRKLVLIIALSAVALAPLGYLMVKSLWLLMVIRAFHGISIAAYSSGYTTLVADIAPAKSRGAIIGGMSLVNPLGMAIGPALGGYLQASVGYTALFLLSSGLGMLGIVFASQVVNPVANLLKQQAADNRFWQLLGSPRIRTLALILLLVGLAFGTLSTFVPLYIQSIGVELNVGLFYTAAAIASFTIRIPTGRASDRYGRGLFITLSLIFYTLSMLLLWFANSASAFLIAGSVEGLGAGILIPMVATVVADRALPQERGRMFGLCMVGFDVGIAVAGPVLGAVAQQIGYRHLFGVAASLTALAIVVFLTQSSKDIPHSLRFALGKGKDVYALR from the coding sequence TTGAACGTTTTTCAGACGCTTGATTCTCAACCGCGCCGTAACTTGCAGTTTCTTTTTATTGCGGGTTTATTATTTTGGTCGAGTTTGGCTTCGTTATTGCCAACATTACCACTTTATATCAACGATATCGGTGGGACGCCGCAGCAGATTGGCGTTGTCATGGGCAGTTTTGCGATTGGGTTGTTAACTATGCGTCCTTGGTTGGCGCAGCTGGCGGACTTGCGCAGTCGTAAATTGGTGTTAATCATTGCCCTGAGTGCGGTTGCTTTAGCCCCGTTGGGTTACTTGATGGTAAAATCCTTGTGGCTACTAATGGTGATTCGTGCATTTCATGGCATTAGTATTGCCGCTTATTCGAGTGGGTATACTACCTTAGTTGCAGACATCGCCCCAGCGAAAAGTCGCGGTGCAATTATTGGTGGTATGAGTTTAGTCAATCCATTGGGGATGGCAATAGGTCCTGCTTTAGGCGGTTATTTACAAGCAAGTGTTGGTTACACCGCCTTGTTTTTGCTGTCTTCAGGCTTGGGAATGTTGGGGATAGTGTTTGCATCTCAAGTTGTGAATCCAGTCGCTAATTTGCTGAAACAGCAAGCAGCGGATAACCGCTTTTGGCAGCTGTTGGGTAGTCCCCGCATTCGGACTTTAGCACTGATATTGCTTTTGGTTGGGTTGGCGTTTGGTACTTTGAGTACGTTTGTGCCATTGTATATTCAATCGATTGGTGTGGAGCTTAATGTCGGTTTATTTTATACAGCAGCAGCGATCGCGAGTTTTACGATCCGCATTCCTACAGGAAGGGCAAGCGATCGCTACGGACGAGGTTTATTTATTACGCTTAGCTTAATTTTTTATACTCTATCAATGTTGCTGTTGTGGTTTGCGAATAGTGCTAGTGCGTTTTTAATTGCTGGTTCTGTTGAAGGCTTAGGTGCTGGTATTTTAATTCCGATGGTGGCTACAGTCGTTGCCGATCGCGCGCTACCACAAGAACGCGGACGAATGTTTGGCTTGTGTATGGTGGGGTTCGATGTCGGAATTGCAGTAGCAGGACCTGTGTTAGGGGCAGTTGCCCAGCAAATTGGTTATCGCCATCTTTTCGGTGTTGCGGCAAGCTTAACGGCGCTGGCGATCGTTGTTTTCCTGACACAATCGAGTAAAGATATCCCGCATTCTCTACGCTTTGCACTAGGTAAAGGTAAAGATGTTTATGCATTAAGGTAA
- the moaC gene encoding cyclic pyranopterin monophosphate synthase MoaC, whose amino-acid sequence MEQISQNSSNLTHLDSQGQAQMVDVSHKTATVRQAVAAASVRMLSETFATIQAGNAPKGDVLGTARLAGIMAAKQTANLIPLCHPLPLHKVEVQIEPDSHLPGYQIRASVKTKAETGVEMEALTAVSVAALTLYDMAKALEKSISIEAIHLVSKSGGKSGDYHNG is encoded by the coding sequence ATGGAACAAATTTCTCAAAATTCTTCTAACTTGACGCACTTAGACAGTCAAGGACAAGCTCAAATGGTTGATGTTTCGCACAAAACGGCGACTGTGCGCCAAGCTGTTGCAGCAGCAAGTGTGCGAATGTTGAGCGAAACTTTTGCCACAATCCAAGCGGGAAACGCCCCGAAAGGCGATGTTTTGGGGACTGCAAGACTTGCGGGAATTATGGCGGCGAAACAAACAGCGAATTTAATTCCGTTGTGTCATCCTTTACCGTTGCACAAAGTCGAAGTGCAGATTGAACCAGATTCACACTTACCTGGTTATCAAATTAGGGCATCAGTTAAAACCAAAGCAGAAACTGGTGTAGAAATGGAAGCGTTAACCGCAGTTTCAGTTGCGGCGCTAACTTTGTACGACATGGCAAAAGCTTTGGAAAAGTCGATTTCGATTGAAGCAATTCATTTGGTTAGTAAATCTGGTGGGAAGTCGGGAGATTACCATAATGGGTAA
- a CDS encoding C40 family peptidase — MTATELQVTEYECQTHLNIYDSPQCDRLATQAAKGRHLRVVSQQKSAIAVCLCEDDYPGWLSLADVGKLQVATQLYEAKVVTKAEIRKLIPQAIEFTQAAMQQPNYYLWGGTVGPNYDCSGLMQAAFASVGVWLPRDAYQQEAFTLAITVEEMMPGDLVFFGVEKATHVGLYLGDGYYIHSSGEKMGRNGIGIDRLSEHGDAVSRSYYQQLRGLGRIIESYKPRRRKGHEG, encoded by the coding sequence ATGACCGCAACAGAGTTACAAGTTACTGAATATGAGTGTCAAACGCATCTGAATATTTATGATTCTCCACAATGCGATCGCTTGGCAACACAAGCAGCTAAAGGGCGACATTTACGAGTAGTATCGCAACAAAAGTCTGCGATCGCGGTATGTTTGTGTGAAGATGACTATCCTGGCTGGCTTTCACTTGCGGATGTTGGCAAATTACAAGTGGCAACGCAACTGTATGAAGCTAAGGTTGTAACAAAAGCAGAAATTAGAAAGTTAATTCCGCAAGCGATCGAGTTTACGCAGGCGGCGATGCAGCAGCCCAATTACTACCTTTGGGGTGGTACTGTAGGACCTAATTACGATTGTTCGGGTTTGATGCAGGCGGCGTTTGCTTCTGTTGGGGTGTGGTTGCCGAGGGATGCGTATCAGCAAGAGGCGTTTACGCTAGCAATTACGGTAGAGGAAATGATGCCAGGGGATTTAGTGTTTTTTGGCGTTGAGAAGGCAACTCATGTCGGGCTTTATTTGGGAGATGGTTATTACATCCATAGTTCTGGGGAGAAGATGGGGCGTAATGGTATTGGTATTGATCGGTTGTCGGAACACGGGGATGCAGTGAGTCGATCGTATTATCAGCAGTTGAGAGGTCTGGGAAGGATTATTGAAAGTTATAAACCACGAAGACGCAAAGGACACGAAGGGTAG